One Agelaius phoeniceus isolate bAgePho1 chromosome 6, bAgePho1.hap1, whole genome shotgun sequence DNA window includes the following coding sequences:
- the LOC129121545 gene encoding olfactory receptor 5V1-like, whose translation MQRGNLSTVSEFVFVGLSDAPEIRLLLFVLFLLVYLATMAGNITLLIAISTDSHLHSPMYFFLGNLSLLDLLCPTITVPKMLGALLLEHKEISFSGCLFQHFSLIAVVGTEIFLLAVMAYDRYVAVCHPLRYPSIVSTKLCAQLALGTWATGLLNSLLHTSLVFTLSFCGPNRIQQYYCDFPPVLALSCSSTHSTELVILVVAGVLGSGACVVTVASYICILQEILARKSPGIWHKAFSTCGSHLAVVCLFYGTTICTYVRPSSTYSPHWDRVVSMLYGMLTPFLNPIIYSLRNKEVKCALKRVISQVRRAVTRQENLAQSPPSAG comes from the coding sequence ATGCAGAGGGGCAACCTCTCAACAGTATCCGAGTTTGTTTTCGTGGGCCTCTCTGATGCTCCAGAAATCCGTTTGCTTCTCTTTGTGCTGTTTCTGCTGGTTTATTTGGCCACCATGGCAGGCAACATCACTCTGCTCATTGCCATCAGCACTGACTcccacctgcacagccccatgTACTTCTTCCTCGGCAACTTATCCCTCCTGGATCTCTTATGTCCCACCATCACCGTGCCCAAGATGCTGGGGGCCTTGCTGCTGGAGCACAAAGAGATTTCTTTCTCTGGCTGCCTGTTCCAGCACTTTTCCCTCATTGCTGTGGTGGGCACAGAGATTTTCCTCCTGGCTGTGATGgcctacgaccgctacgtggcTGTGTGCCACCCCCTGAGGTACCCCAGCATCGTGAGCACAAAGCTGtgtgctcagctggccctgggcaccTGGGCAACTGGGCTTCTGAACTCCCTGCTGCACACCTCTCTGGTTTTCACACTCTCTTTCTGTGGCCCTAACAGAATCCAGCAATATTACTGTGACTTTCCTCCCGTGCTGGCCCTCTCCTGCTCGTCCACCCACAGCACGGAGCTGGTGATCCTGGTGGTGGCCGGGGTGCTGGGGAGCGGCGCCTGCGTGGTCACTGTGGCCTCTTACATCTGTATCCTCCAGGAAATCCTGGCCAGGAAGTCCCCTGGGATCTGGCACAAGGCTTTCTCCACCTGTGGTTCTCACCTGGCTGTAGTTTGCCTTTTTTATGGGACCACCATCTGCACCTATGTCCGCCCTTCCTCCACCTATTCCCCACACTGGGATAGGGTTGTGTCCATGCTCTATGGAATGCTCACCCCGTTCCTAAATCCCATCATCTACAGCCTCAGGAACAAAGAGGTAAAATGTGCCCTAAAAAGAGTGATCAGCCAGGTGAGAAGGGCCGTAACAAGACAAGAAAACCTTGCTCAGTCTCCACCATCAGCTGGGTAG
- the LOC129121455 gene encoding olfactory receptor 4N5-like isoform X2 has translation MAQDNSSRVTEFILLGLSDTRELQVLFFTFFLLAYTMILLGNLLIIVTVRTDPKLSSPMYFLLCNLSFIDTCYTSVTAPRVLVALLSGHKAIAFEGCMAQLFFLHFVGSSEMFLLTVMAFDRYTAICRPLHYTAIMARRACWALVAACWAGGFIHSIVQTALMLQLPFCGPNTIHSYFCDVPPVIRLACADTALTEWLMASNSGLISLGCFLVLVASYALILAKVRARVSQGNWKALSTCASHVMAITLFFMPCIFTYLRPAGTLPPSKYVCVIYTILSPMMNPLIYTLRSSEVKESMLKEISKHLPSLCK, from the exons ATGGCACAGGACAACTCCTCCCGGGTGACTGAATTCATCCTCCTGGGGCTCTCCGACACCCGGGAACTGCAAGTCCTCTTCTTCACATTCTTCCTCCTGGCCTACACCATGATCCTGCTGGGCAACCTGCTCATCATCGTGACAGTCAGGACTGACCCCAAGCTCTCCTCGCCCATGTACTTCCTGCTCTGCAATCTGTCCTTCATTGATACCTGCTACACCTCTGTCACCGCCCCCAGGGTGCTGGTGGCCCTGCTCTCAGGACACAAGGCCATTGCCTTTGAGGGCTGCATGGCCCAGCTGTTTTTCCTGCACTTTGTGGGCTCCTCAGAGATGTTCCTCCTGACGGTGATGGCGTTCGACCGCTACACGGCCATCTGCAGGCCCCTGCACTACACGGCCATCATGGCCCGCAGGGCCTGCTGGGCGCTGGTCGCTGCCTGCTGGGCCGGGGGCTTTATCCACTCCATTGTCCAGACTGCGCTCATGCTCCAGCTGCCCTTCTGCGGCCCCAACACCATCCACAGCTACTTCTGTGACGTGCCGCCCGTCATCCGCCTGGCCTGCGCCGACACCGCCCTCACCGAGTGGCTCATGGCCTCCAACAGCGGCCTCATATCCCTGGGCTgcttcctggtgctggtggCCTCCTACGCCCTCATCCTGGCCAAGGTCCGGGCCCGCGTCTCCCAGGGGAACTGGAAGGCGCTGTCCACCTGTGCCTCACACGTGATGGCCATCACCCTGTTCTTCATGCCCTGCATCTTCACCTACCTGCGGCCCGCTGGGACCTTGCCCCCCAGCAAGTATGTCTGTGTCATCTACACCATCTTGTCACCCATgatgaaccccctcatctacaccCTGAGGAGCAGCGAGGTGAAGGAATCCAT GTTAAAAGAGATTTCCAAACATCTCCCATCCTTGTGCAAatga
- the LOC129121455 gene encoding olfactory receptor 4D5-like isoform X1, with protein MAQDNSSRVTEFILLGLSDTRELQVLFFTFFLLAYTMILLGNLLIIVTVRTDPKLSSPMYFLLCNLSFIDTCYTSVTAPRVLVALLSGHKAIAFEGCMAQLFFLHFVGSSEMFLLTVMAFDRYTAICRPLHYTAIMARRACWALVAACWAGGFIHSIVQTALMLQLPFCGPNTIHSYFCDVPPVIRLACADTALTEWLMASNSGLISLGCFLVLVASYALILAKVRARVSQGNWKALSTCASHVMAITLFFMPCIFTYLRPAGTLPPSKYVCVIYTILSPMMNPLIYTLRSSEVKESMWRLWKSCRTF; from the coding sequence ATGGCACAGGACAACTCCTCCCGGGTGACTGAATTCATCCTCCTGGGGCTCTCCGACACCCGGGAACTGCAAGTCCTCTTCTTCACATTCTTCCTCCTGGCCTACACCATGATCCTGCTGGGCAACCTGCTCATCATCGTGACAGTCAGGACTGACCCCAAGCTCTCCTCGCCCATGTACTTCCTGCTCTGCAATCTGTCCTTCATTGATACCTGCTACACCTCTGTCACCGCCCCCAGGGTGCTGGTGGCCCTGCTCTCAGGACACAAGGCCATTGCCTTTGAGGGCTGCATGGCCCAGCTGTTTTTCCTGCACTTTGTGGGCTCCTCAGAGATGTTCCTCCTGACGGTGATGGCGTTCGACCGCTACACGGCCATCTGCAGGCCCCTGCACTACACGGCCATCATGGCCCGCAGGGCCTGCTGGGCGCTGGTCGCTGCCTGCTGGGCCGGGGGCTTTATCCACTCCATTGTCCAGACTGCGCTCATGCTCCAGCTGCCCTTCTGCGGCCCCAACACCATCCACAGCTACTTCTGTGACGTGCCGCCCGTCATCCGCCTGGCCTGCGCCGACACCGCCCTCACCGAGTGGCTCATGGCCTCCAACAGCGGCCTCATATCCCTGGGCTgcttcctggtgctggtggCCTCCTACGCCCTCATCCTGGCCAAGGTCCGGGCCCGCGTCTCCCAGGGGAACTGGAAGGCGCTGTCCACCTGTGCCTCACACGTGATGGCCATCACCCTGTTCTTCATGCCCTGCATCTTCACCTACCTGCGGCCCGCTGGGACCTTGCCCCCCAGCAAGTATGTCTGTGTCATCTACACCATCTTGTCACCCATgatgaaccccctcatctacaccCTGAGGAGCAGCGAGGTGAAGGAATCCATGTGGAGACTCTGGAAGAGCTGCAGAACCTtctga
- the LOC129121689 gene encoding LOW QUALITY PROTEIN: olfactory receptor 4S2-like (The sequence of the model RefSeq protein was modified relative to this genomic sequence to represent the inferred CDS: inserted 3 bases in 2 codons; deleted 1 base in 1 codon): MENSSSMKELIFLGLSENQGVQKMYFVVFLLFYTLTVAGNLTVLTVTSSWRVNSPMYFFLCHLSFADVCYSSVTALQMISGFLVENNTISFAGCIGQLFGLHFFGCIEVFILTAMAYNCCMAVCWPLHYPAACVMAWXGVSWAGGFLHSTLQTLPTTLLPFCGLNKVAHYFCDVXPLLPLAHADTRTKGPATVANSRVISLSCFLILVMSYMGILASLRGTGLVRWHKALSTCRSHITVVILCLGPSTFVYIRPSSGLRTGAWPHSKCSITPMLNPLIYILQDGKVKGAMRKLCRRKVGSGNGKG, translated from the exons ATGGAAAACTCCAGCAGCATGAAGGAATTAATCTTCCTGGGCCTCTCAGAGAACCAAGGGGtgcagaaaatgtattttgtggtgtttctgcttttctacACGCTCACAGTGGCAGGAAATCTCACAGTTCTCACTGTGACAAGCAGCTGGCGCGTGAACTCCCCCATGTACTTCTTTCTCTGCCACCTTTCCTTTGCAGATGTTTGTTACTCCTCTGTCACAGCTCTCCAAATGATTTCTGGCTTCCTGGTGGAAAATAACACCATCTCCTTTGCAGGTTGCATAGGGCAGCTCTTTGGGCTTCATTTTTTTGGCTGCATAGAGGTTTTCATCCTGACAGCCATGGCCTACAACTGCTGCATGGCTGTCTGCTGGCCCCTGCACTACCCCGCCGCCTGTGTGATGGCATG TGGGGTCTCCTGGGCAGGGGGCTTCCTGCATTCCaccctccagacccttcccaccACCCTGCTCCCCTTCTGTGGCCTCAACAAAGTTGCCCACTACTTTTGTGATG cacccctgctccccctggcccACGCCGACACGCGCACCAAGGGCCCGGCCACGGTGGCCAACAGCAGGGTCATATCCCTAAGCTGCTTCCTCATCCTGGTCATGTCCTACATGGGCATCCTGGCTTCCCTgagg ggcacagggctggtgaGGTGGCACAAGGCCCTGTCCACGTGCAGGTCCCACATCACTGTGGTGATCCTGTGCCTTGGGCCCAGCACGTTTGTTTACATCCGCCCGTCCAGCGGCCTGAGGACAGGAGCATGGCCACATTCTAAATGCTCAATCACACCCATGCTCAACCCACTCATCTACATCCTCCAGGATGGGAAGGTGAAGGGAGCCATGAGGAAACTGTGCAGGAGGAAAGTGGGAAGTGGAAATGGGAAGGGGTAG